TCACGCCCCTCTCGTCCCGCGACCTCCCCTGCCCGCTCCGCTTCGCCTGCGGGCGGAGCCGACCGGCTCGACCTGCTGCAAACCTTCGTGCGCATCGTGGAGACGGGCGGGCTCTCCTCCGCGGCGGCCTCGCTCGGCACCACTCAGCCGACCGTCAGTCGGCGGCTTCAGGAATTGGAGCGGCAGCTCGGCTGTCGGCTCGTGCATCGCTCCACCCACGGCATCCGCCTGGGCGACGAAGGGGAACGTTGCTACCGGCGGGCACTCGAGCTGCTGGCCGGCTGGTCCGAATTTGAAGCGGAGCTGCGCGGGGCCGGAGCCGAGCCCGCCGGCCTGCTGCGCGTGGTGGTGCCCCACGCCTTCGGCCAGCGCCTGCTGATCGGCCCGTTGGCGGATTTTCTACGCAGCCACCCGAAGGTCACGGTTGAATGGCTGCTGCGCGACAACGCGCCGGACTTCGTGGCCGAAGGCGTGGATTGCGCGATCCATGTCGGCGAGGTGCACGACGCCGCCGTCGTCGCCGTGCGCCTGGCCGAGGTGCCTCGCATCGTGGTGGCCGCGCCGTCCGTGACGGAGGGCCGCGCCCTTCCGTCCAGGCCGCGCGAACTCGCCGGC
This portion of the Rariglobus hedericola genome encodes:
- a CDS encoding LysR family transcriptional regulator gives rise to the protein MAKSRPSRPATSPARSASPAGGADRLDLLQTFVRIVETGGLSSAAASLGTTQPTVSRRLQELERQLGCRLVHRSTHGIRLGDEGERCYRRALELLAGWSEFEAELRGAGAEPAGLLRVVVPHAFGQRLLIGPLADFLRSHPKVTVEWLLRDNAPDFVAEGVDCAIHVGEVHDAAVVAVRLAEVPRIVVAAPSVTEGRALPSRPRELAGLPWLAIKTYYHREITLRRRRGDETCRVALRPRLVTDNLYALREAALQGLGVAVVSRWLVAEDLASGALRQLTPEWEAAPLPVHIAYPYAKMYPPALRAFVDAMRRLLPAALGETVLPPRASKQSGNGVNRA